One Euphorbia lathyris chromosome 1, ddEupLath1.1, whole genome shotgun sequence DNA segment encodes these proteins:
- the LOC136206418 gene encoding serine carboxypeptidase-like 45: METQKWLSIAAICISLIQMSIAVGSTSKEDDKITSLPGQPQVSFNQYGGYITIDEYQNRALFYYFVEAETEAASKPLVLWLNGGPGCSSLGAGAFSEHGPFRPSGGANLTVNEYSWNKEANMLYLESPAGVGFSYSANESFYDLVNDTITAQDNVVFLEKWFLKFPEYQNRSFFITGESYAGHYVPQLAQLIIESGLQFNLKGIAIGNPLVEFNSDINSQGEYYWTHGLISDECYGLVNSVCNMSQLWRESFITGSLSDGCKLVNSEISAEIPYEIDNYDVTADVCLSDDSSTTAQKHPLRARFKILSSSRSRFEGGENIDVCVQEKTGTYLNMKQVQAALHAKLIGISHWSFCSQVMNYDERNLEMPTIDVVGSIVSSGIRVLVYSGDQDSVIPFISTRTLVDGLANKLKMNTTSTYKAWLQDKQVGGWTQVYGDILTYATIRGASHMAPFSSPSRSLTLFTAFLAGTPLV, translated from the exons ATGGAAACTCAGAAATGGCTGTCAATAGCTGCAATCTGCataagtttgattcaaatgaGCATAGCCGTTGGATCAACCTCAAAAGAAGATGATAAAATAACAAGTTTACCAGGACAGCCACAAGTGAGTTTCAATCAATATGGAGGATACATTACCATTGATGAATACCAAAACAGAGCTCTTTTTTACTACTTTGTAGAAGCAGAAACAGAAGCAGCTTCGAAGCCTTTAGTTCTGTGGTTAAATGGAGGACCTGGTTGTTCTTCTCTCGGAGCCGGAGCTTTCTCAGAACATGGTCCTTTCAGGCCATCTGGTGGAGCTAATCTGACTGTTAATGAATATAGTTGGAATAAAGAAGCTAATATGTTGTATTTGGAATCTCCGGCAGGTGTTGGATTCTCTTATTCTGCTAACGAATCTTTCTATGACCTTGTTAACGACACCATTACAG CACAAGACAATGTGGTATTTTTGGAGAAGTGGTTCCTCAAATTTCCAGAATACCAAAATAGAAGTTTCTTTATCACCGGAGAAAGCTATGCAG GTCATTACGTTCCACAACTTGCACAACTCATTATTGAATCAGGACTCCAATTCAACCTCAAGGGAATAGCT ATTGGAAATCCTCTAGTGGAGTTCAATTCAGACATAAACTCACAGGGTGAATACTACTGGACTCATGGGTTGATATCAGATGAATGTTATGGACTAGTCAATTCAGTTTGCAACATGTCACAACTCTGGAGAGAATCCTTCATTACCGGCTCTCTATCAGATGGTTGTAAACTCGTAAATTCCGAGATCTCAGCTGAAATTCCTTATGAAATCGACAACTATGATGTCACTGCCGATGTCTGTCTATCAGATGACAGTAGCACAACAGCACAAAAGCATCCATTGAGAGCTAGGTTTAAGATTTTGTCATCCAGTCGATCTCGATTT GAAGGTGGAGAGAATATAGATGTTTGTGTTCAGGAAAAGACTGGTACTTACTTAAACATGAAACAAGTGCAAGCAGCTCTTCATGCCAAGCTTATAGGCATCAGTCACTGGAGTTTCTGCAGCCA AGTTATGAATTACGACGAACGAAACCTAGAGATGCCTACTATTGATGTTGTTGGTTCAATTGTGAGTTCTGGCATCCGGGTTTTAGTGTACAG TGGAGATCAAGATTCAGTGATTCCATTTATTAGCACAAGGACATTGGTGGATGGTCTGGCAAATAAGCTCAAAATGAATACAACTTCAACTTATAAAGCTTGGTTACAAGATAAACAG GTTGGTGGATGGACACAAGTTTATGGAGACATATTAACATATGCAACTATTAGAGGAGCCTCCCATATGGCACCCTTTTCATCACCCAGCAGATCTTTAACTTTATTTACAGCATTTCTTGCTGGGACTCCTCTGGTCTAA
- the LOC136206420 gene encoding uncharacterized protein — translation MATIHKPLRPKLKLRSTFLTIVISIAAIASLFLFSSLISTNGFSFSSSIFQTNLLRSYKRQRLHTIHDKYLYWGNRIDCPGKHCESCEGLGHQESSLRCALEEALFLNRTFVMPSEICINPIHNKKGILHHSNNASSEERWAASSCAMDFLYDIDLMSETIPVILDNSKVWHHVLSTSMKLGARGVAHVKGVSRESLKENSHYSNLLLINRTASPLSWFMECKDRNNRSAILLPYSFLPSMAAEKLRDAAEKIKALLGDYDAIHVRRGDKIKTRKDRHGVARSLHPHLDRDTRPEFMLHRIEKWVPAGRTLFIASNEKAPGFFSVLSVRYKLAYASNYSEILDPLIENNYQLFMIERLILMGAKTFIRTFKEDDTDLSLTDDPKKNTKSWQIPVYTMDG, via the exons aTGGCTACTATACACAAACCCCTTAGACCCAAACTAAAACTCAGGTCTACATTTCTCACTATTGTGATCTCTATAGCTGCAATTGCATCGTTGTTCcttttttcttctctaatttccaCCAATGGCTTTTCTTTCTCCTCTTCAATATTCCAAACGAACTTGCTCAGATCCTACAAACGCCAGAGGCTGCATACTATCCACGACAAGTACTTGTATTGGGGCAATAGAATTGACTGTCCTGGCAAGCATTGCGAGTCTTGTGAGGGTTTGGGTCACCAAGAATCCAGCCTCAGGTGTGCCCTTGAAGAAGCTTTATTCTTAAACAG GACCTTTGTGATGCCTTCTGAAATTTGCATTAATCCAATACATAATAAGAAAGGGATCCTTCATCACTCTAACAACGCAAGCTCAGAGGAAAG GTGGGCTGCAAGCTCTTGCGCTATGGACTTTTTGTATGATATTGACCTCATGTCTGAAACTATACCTGTAATTCTCGACAATTCAAAAGTTTGGCATCATGTGCTGTCAACAAGTATGAAGTTGGGAGCTAGAGGAGTTGCCCATGTTAAAGGAGTTAGTCGGGAATCTCTAAAAGAAAATAGTCACTACTCAAATCTCCTGCTTATAAATCGAACGGCAAGCCCTCTTTCATG GTTCATGGAATGCAAGGATCGAAACAACCGTAGTGCTATACTATTGCCATACTCATTTCTTCCCTCAATGGCAGCAGAGAAATTAAGAGATGCAGCGGAGAAG ATTAAGGCACTCCTTGGTGATTATGATGCGATTCATGTTCGTCGCGGTGATAAGATAAAAACTAGGAAGGACCGGCATGGTGTTGCACGTAGCCTGCATCCTCATTTGGACAGGGATACAAGACCAGAGTTTATGCTGCACAGGATTGAAAAGTGGGTCCCTGCTGGACGGACTCTCTTTATTGCTTCAAATGAGAAGGCACCTGGATTTTTTTCAGTTCTTTCTGTCAG ATATAAATTGGCATATGCATCTAACTACAGCGAGATATTGGATCCATTGATTGAGAACAATTACCAGTTATTCATGATTGAGAGGCTTATCCTGATGGGTGCAAAAACATTCATTAGAACATTCAAAGAAGATGATACAGATCTCAGCCTTACAGATGATCCAAAGAAGAACACCAAGAGTTGGCAAATACCTGTTTATACAATGGATGGGTAG